The following are encoded together in the Actinoplanes sp. N902-109 genome:
- a CDS encoding SRPBCC family protein, with protein sequence MPAQDFAITFEVAAAPAAVYAHLSDPQSYIGLSPLVVAVREVHTEPGRVRYTAIERFPIGPLHWDNPLRVVMTFPEPGQRLVSDVHSPGWVHLVAATDLVAIPTGTRVTESVHVTYPWLLGSFVLGQARSVQRKRAAELTRRMSGTSSAPAGTAPPS encoded by the coding sequence GTGCCAGCCCAGGATTTCGCCATCACGTTCGAGGTCGCCGCCGCGCCCGCCGCCGTGTACGCGCACCTCAGCGATCCGCAGAGCTACATCGGCCTGTCGCCGCTGGTGGTGGCCGTGCGCGAGGTCCACACCGAGCCGGGGCGGGTGCGCTACACGGCGATCGAGCGGTTCCCGATCGGACCGTTGCACTGGGACAACCCGCTGCGGGTCGTGATGACCTTCCCGGAGCCGGGGCAGCGGCTGGTCAGCGACGTGCACAGCCCCGGCTGGGTGCACCTGGTGGCGGCCACGGACCTGGTGGCGATCCCCACCGGGACCCGGGTCACCGAGAGCGTGCACGTGACGTACCCCTGGCTGCTGGGGTCGTTCGTGCTCGGCCAGGCCCGGTCCGTACAGCGCAAGAGGGCGGCCGAACTCACCCGCAGGATGTCAGGAACGTCGTCAGCGCCCGCCGGTACGGCTCCACCGTCGTGA
- a CDS encoding M20 family metallopeptidase, protein MAVPAREFIAAAGELVAIRSTADRPGELRKALDFVLGQVGPGPAVQRFESRGKPSALVWAGGPRPHFRVLLNAHVDVVPAPDEQFRARLDGDRLYGRGTQDMKLAALVLAQVFRDVAPGLPYPVGLQLVTDEEVGGHDGTAHQIAAGVTADFVVIGEQSGLRIVTDSKGILQVRLHTGGTAAHAAYPWLGDNALLRLTAAIDRVLARHPVPAAEDWATTVNVARIETGNRAVNQVPAEATAWLDIRFPPDDDGLTGRTEDEIRSSLKALSGAGVTVDSLGPPHHADPDSRFVALLRAAAREAGYSGDFLRKHGAADGRFYYAAGTDAVIFGPGGAGQHGPAEFADLTTVEPYRRALTTFLTSCG, encoded by the coding sequence ATGGCTGTTCCGGCACGGGAGTTCATCGCGGCGGCCGGCGAGCTGGTCGCGATCCGGTCGACCGCTGATCGGCCGGGCGAGCTGCGCAAGGCACTGGACTTCGTGCTCGGGCAGGTGGGGCCGGGGCCGGCGGTGCAGCGGTTCGAGTCGCGCGGCAAGCCCAGTGCGCTGGTGTGGGCCGGTGGGCCGCGCCCGCACTTCCGGGTGCTGCTCAACGCCCATGTCGATGTCGTGCCCGCGCCGGACGAGCAGTTCCGGGCCCGGCTCGACGGCGATCGTCTGTACGGCCGGGGCACCCAGGACATGAAGCTGGCGGCGCTGGTGCTGGCCCAGGTCTTCCGGGACGTCGCGCCGGGGCTGCCGTACCCGGTCGGGCTGCAGCTCGTCACCGACGAGGAAGTCGGCGGCCACGACGGCACCGCGCACCAGATCGCCGCGGGCGTGACCGCCGACTTCGTGGTGATCGGCGAGCAGAGCGGGCTGCGCATCGTCACCGACTCCAAGGGCATCCTGCAGGTGCGGCTGCACACCGGCGGCACCGCGGCGCACGCGGCATACCCGTGGCTCGGCGACAACGCGCTGCTGCGGCTGACCGCGGCGATCGACCGGGTGCTCGCACGCCATCCCGTGCCGGCCGCGGAGGACTGGGCGACGACCGTCAACGTCGCCCGCATCGAGACCGGCAACCGGGCGGTCAACCAGGTGCCCGCGGAGGCCACCGCCTGGCTCGACATCCGGTTCCCGCCGGACGACGACGGGCTGACCGGCCGTACGGAGGACGAGATCCGCTCGTCTCTCAAAGCGCTGTCGGGCGCGGGCGTGACGGTGGACAGTCTCGGGCCGCCGCATCACGCCGACCCGGACAGCCGGTTCGTGGCGCTGCTGCGCGCGGCCGCGCGGGAAGCCGGCTACAGCGGCGACTTCCTGCGCAAGCACGGCGCGGCCGACGGGCGGTTCTACTACGCCGCGGGCACCGACGCGGTCATTTTCGGACCCGGGGGTGCCGGGCAGCACGGCCCGGCCGAGTTCGCCGACCTCACGACGGTGGAGCCGTACCGGCGGGCGCTGACGACGTTCCTGACATCCTGCGGGTGA